A window of the Virgibacillus pantothenticus genome harbors these coding sequences:
- a CDS encoding tyrosine-protein phosphatase, which yields MIDIHSHILPGIDDGAKNEEQSLKMAKAAIEQGIHTIIATPHHQNGAFNNFRWEIENNVEILNDFFKREGVPLTVLPGQETRIYGEMVEGLRQNELLPLNYSKYVFVEFPSDSVPRYTTQLLFDIQVEGYTPIIVHPERNRSLLEHPNLLYELVSKGALTQVTAGSVVGKFGKDIQKFTTQIIEANLTHFVASDAHNTTSRAFYLQEAYEDIKKNFGSDYFYMFLENSNLLVDNDHVNCLEPLRVKQKKKFLGLF from the coding sequence AGTCTAAAAATGGCGAAAGCAGCTATAGAACAAGGAATACATACAATCATTGCGACACCGCATCATCAAAATGGTGCTTTCAATAATTTTCGTTGGGAAATTGAAAATAATGTGGAGATTCTAAACGATTTCTTTAAACGAGAAGGAGTTCCGCTTACGGTTTTGCCTGGTCAAGAAACACGTATTTATGGTGAGATGGTAGAAGGTCTTAGGCAAAATGAACTGCTCCCACTGAATTATAGCAAGTATGTGTTTGTGGAATTTCCTTCTGATTCCGTACCACGGTATACTACGCAGCTGTTATTCGATATTCAAGTGGAGGGTTATACGCCTATTATTGTGCATCCGGAAAGGAACCGATCACTATTAGAGCACCCGAATTTATTATATGAATTGGTGTCTAAGGGAGCTCTTACACAAGTAACAGCAGGTAGTGTAGTAGGTAAATTTGGAAAAGACATCCAAAAATTTACGACGCAAATCATTGAAGCAAACTTAACACATTTTGTTGCTTCAGATGCACATAATACTACTTCAAGAGCCTTTTATCTGCAGGAAGCCTATGAAGATATAAAGAAGAATTTTGGCAGTGACTATTTCTATATGTTTTTAGAAAATAGCAATCTACTAGTTGATAATGACCATGTTAATTGCTTGGAGCCGCTACGGGTTAAACAGAAAAAGAAATTTCTTGGGTTATTCTAA